The Thermococcus eurythermalis genomic sequence CCTCTACGGCATCCACAGGGGAGAACACTACGCCTATGCAATCCTGGTCGCATTTGTAGGGTTCATCGTTGGGCTCTTCTTACCTGACCTCTTTGCTCCTTACCTGCTGTTCCTGGGCACTGTTACGGTTATAGCCTTCGCATACCTGCTGCATTTCGGCTACTTTGGAAAACCTGATTTAAGCCACCTGTTGCTTCTGGCATCGTATTCCGCGTACTCTTTCTTGGGGACTCTCTCGGGGATTTTTCTTGTCCAGGGCCCGTATTTCATGGCGGAGATTCTCGGAAATGCTGAAGTGGCTGGAGTCGTTTCCGCGGTTCTCTCCACGGCTTTTCTGCTTACTTACCTCCCGCAGGTTCTCCAGTCTGCTATAATGCCCCTGTTCTCATACAAGCATGGGGAAGGTGATGAGTCATACGTTAAAGAGCTCGCCGAAAAGACAACCGTTTTCCTGTCCTTTGTGACGGTTTCGGCGGTTTTTGTCCTGATGATTGTCGGCAGAAAACTGCTGGAGCTGGTCTTCAATTTTGACGTTGGGCCCTCTTTTTACATCGCCCTGATGGCCGTGGAAGTTTACATCGCCTACAACCCGAGCATAGTCGCTTTGAACTCGACAGCTTACGTCAAAACCGGGACTGTAATATCTACACTGGGCGCCCTCGTTGCCCTGGCTTCGTGGTATGCATTAATCCCAAAAACGGGTGCAGAAGGAGTAATGGTCGGCCTTCTCATGGGCTATGGGGCGATTTTAGTTGGGACTGCAATCAACGCTTCTAGACTCTTGAACGTGTCCCCACGCATCTATGCGCACCTTGTTGTGGGGCTCCTCCTCCAGTCCTCTGTCTTTGTGTCAAGCTACGCTCTGCTCCCTGGCTTTGCAGCCTTCCTCGCCTACGAGTGGAAAACGATAAAAGAAATTGTGGGGCTTATCAGACCTTCCCGTGGTAGAGAACCTTAATGAGCTCCTCCGGGAGGCCCTCACTTCTGATTTTCTCCTCTATGAGCTTCTTCTCGTCCTCGTAGTCAACTTCGATGAACTTGGTGTGGAGGGTGTCCACGTCCACCAGGGCAAAGGTCGCCTTGTGGTTCTTGCCGGGCGGGTAGCCTATGCTTCCGGGGCAGATTACCCTTCCGTACCTCGTCATCGCGTTGACCGGATACCTGGGTGATGCGACGAAGAGTATCTCGTACTCCTTAACCGGCCTCATTATGGCCTCGTAGTAGCTGGTTGGCTGGTCAGGAAGAACCTGGCCCTCGAACGGATTGAGTGGGCTTCCGTAGACGCCGAAGATGTCGTTTTTGCCAATCCTGTCCACGAGGTAAATCGGCAGGTCCCTTATGAACTCCCTGCCCTCGTGACCGAGCTTCTTCCAGGTGTACTTGAGGGCCTTCTTGGTGTAGTCCAGGTAGTTGAGCCTGTCAATGTAGTCAGGTCCCTCGGCGTGCGGGTCGCTCGCGGCTATGGCCTGGTCGAACTCACCGCGGATGACTTTAACGACGTTGTTCCTGATGAGGTCGTCAAGCGTGTCGAGAACCTCCTTCGGGTACGGGAACAGACCGACGACGTTTCCAAGGACGTAGTACTTCTCAATCTCATAACCCTCCTCTTTGAGCTCTTCGATTTTCTCAAGGGCTTTCGCAAGTGCTGGAAGGTTCCCGTTTATGTTAGCAAGAACCGCCACGTACACCATAATCCACCACCCCCATTTTTTCTTACCTAAAGAAACTAAAAACTTCAAGGTATTTAAATGTTTCGGGGGGTCAGCCGACCAATGTGGACGTGAGAAAAGGTTTGGTCAGAGGGAGAGGAGCTTTTTCTTTTTCTTGGCCTTCCTCTCTCTGTGCATGCTCTCAAGGTAGAGCAGGAGTGCGTCCTCTATCACCTCCTTTTGTTTTTGAATCTTGATGTACCTGCTCAATGGAACTCGTTTGTCAAACTTCGCGCTCAGCCTTTGGGAAATGCTGGCGAAAATACTCTTTCTCTTTTAGGCAGAAGTCAGTTGTGCACTGTTCGAGTGCAATTTGACTGGGGTTTGACACTAAATGAAGCCCTCTTGAGTAGTTTCGACTTTGTTTTCGGCGCCCGAAGGGCGCGCATTCTTAAGTGAAAAACTAATCAAGGGAGCAAATAGAGGGAAACTTGCTTGAAACAAGGACACGCTCGAGAAAGGCACATCTTTTCCGCCAGCGCTTGCGCAAGCAAGGGCTGTAATGGCGGACCGGCGGGGCTTCGAACCCCGGACCTGCGGCTTAGGAGGCCGCCGCCCTATCCTGGCTAGGCTACCGGTCCACTGCCCGCTATTCCATCGCGGAGAAGGGTATTTAAAGTTTACGGTTTACTTTGGGTGGTGAGGTGCATGGTCGATGAGCTGGACATCAAGATAATCTCGCTACTCCAGAAGAATGCCCGCCTCTCGTTCAGGGAGATAGCCAGGGAGCTTGACGTTGCCGTCGGCACCGTTTACAACCGCATCAAAAAGCTGGAAGAGAACGGGGTCATAAAAGGCTATGCCCCCGTCCTAGACTACGAGAAGCTCGGCTTTGGGCTGACTGCCCTCATTGGGGTCAAGGCGCAGGGCAAGAAGATACAGGAGATAGAGCGGAAAATCGCCGAGAAGAGCCGGGCGATGATGGTCTACGACATAACCGGTGAGTTTGATATCTTCGTTATCGCAAAGTTCCGGGACAGGGAGGACATGAACCGCTTCGTCAAGTGGCTCCTTTCCCTCGACGGCGTGGAAAAAACGAACACGAGCGTTGCAATGCAGGTCGTAAAGGAAGAACCGAGGTTAGCCCTTGAAGACTAAGACCTCTTCGAGAAAGCGCCTTGCAAAGTCCTCGAAGCTCTCGACCGGGAGCTCCACTTCCCTTCCGTTTACCTTTCCCCTGAAAACGTACTTTCTGGCAGTTATTTCCTCAATCTTTTTGAATTCGGGATTGTCCCTGACGACCTCTTCGAGAACCCTGCTGAACTCGGTGCTCTCGACTTCAACGACTGTCCCTTCCAGAACGATTTTCTTGCCGCACTCCTCTTCCGTGCACTCAAATTTGAAAGGAACGCCGGGGGTGAACTCTATCGGTAGGCTCAGCCCCTCGGCGTTGTATACGAAGCCCTTCATATCAACCCAACCTTATGAGGCTTTCAACAGGGAAATCATACTCCTCCCGGAGCTTCTCAACGATGTCCCCGACGCTCACGAGGAAGAACATTCCCACGGGCTTTGCCCCCGCCTGGTGGGCCATCTCCACGAGCGCCCTCTGCGTCTCTCCGCTCCTTATAACGTCGTCAACGATGAGGACGTTCTCCCCCTTCCTGAGCGCCCACTGGGGCAGGTAGAGGGTCATGACGGTTCCAGACGCGCTCGGAACGTAGCTGACCTCGTAGAACTTCTCGACACCGACTTCCTTCTTCTTCTTGGCGTAGACTACGTCAACGCCGAGCTCTCTCGCTATGTGGACGCCGAGGGCAATACCGTCGGTTGCGGCTGTCAGCACCTTGTCAACGTCCCTGTCGAAGTACCTCCCCGCCACTTCCTCAGCTATGAGGCTCATCAGGGCTGTGTCGCTGAGCACGGGCATGTTGTCGAAGAAGCCCCTCTCGTCGAACTTTATCCTCTTCTTGACTTCTTCCTCAATGTTTATGTACGGCGTGAGGAGCTTTAGCAGTTCCCTTGTCCTCTCGGCGCTGGGCAGAACCTTGCCCCTGACGTACCTGTTCAGGACGGTTATGGGCAGTCCGGTTATTTTGGATAACTCTTCGTAGGTGTAGCTCTTCTTGAGGAGCCTCAGCACCCTGATGAGTCTAAGCTTCTCCTGGACGGACTTTAGCTGGCTCATCTTATCACCTCCGCGTGCCCCCTGTTTAACAAAAAAATGTATAAATAAGTTTCGGTCATCCCAGGACTTTCTGTCTGTAACTTTGTATCACATCGCCGTATTCTTGCAGGAGGAATTCCTTAGTTATAGGCTGGCCCTCGGGGTGGTTTAACCCTGGACAGAAGGAGTCCTCTTTGACGTAGATTTCCATCTTCTTTCCGTGCTTGACAAAGATGAAGGGGTAGAGCCTGCATGCGAGGGGGCGGTGGCCGTAAATACGGCACCTCTTTGTCTCTGGGTCGAGGAAGACACACGCGTCATCGAAGGACCTCTTCTTGAGGGCGTAGCCGAGGAACTTGTCCCCCCGGTAGAAAAGCTTCTCGTAGTCCACGAATTCCCAGACGTTGTAGCCGAGCTCCTCGATTGCCACAATGTCCTCGTCCCTCAGGGGAATTTCGAGCCTTTCACAACAGATCCCGCACCCTTCAACGCACTTAAATTTGAAGGAGGGGTCGGACTCGACCTCGAGGGTTTCGAGGTCTATAGTCGCGACCCACTTCTTCACCCATTCACCCCCCGGTAAGTGCTCGCTATCAGCGTCTCGGTCATCTCTATGTCGGGAATTCTCCTGAGGGTCTCGTCGTGGAATCTGTCAAGCTCCTCCATTGTGGGAACCTCGACGCGGAGGATTATGTCGTACTCCCCGTAGACGCGGTATACCTCCTTGACGCGCGGGTTCTTCTTAACCTGCTCGTAGACTTTTTCCTCGTTTCCGGGCTTAACAACAACGAGGACGAAGGCCTCGATCATACCCCAAACCCCCCGAGGTTGAACTTCCTGGCCATCTTGGCCAGCTTCCTCTTGTTCATGCTCTTGAACATCTTCTTCATTTGATTGTACTGATTCAGCAGCTCCCTGACTTCAGCCGTGCTGGTTCCGGAACCGCGGGCAATCCTCTTTATGCGGGAATAGTTGATTATATCCGGGTTCTCAAGTTCTTCCTCAGTCATCGAGTCCATTATGACACGGTAGCGCTTGAGCTTCTCCTCTCCCACCTTTACGACGTCGTCGGGCAGGGAGTAGCCGAGTCCAGGAATCATCTGGAGTATCTGCTTCAGTGGGCCCATCTTCTGCATGGCCTCCAGCTGGGCGTACATGTCCTTGAGGTTGAACTTGCCCCTGAGGAACTTCTCGACGTCCTCTTCCTTGAACTCCTGCTGTTTCTGGAGCTCTTCTATCTTCTCAAGGAGGCCCTGGATGTCCCCAAGCCCAAGGAGCCTCGACACAAAGCGCTTGGGGTCGAATGGCTCAAGGTCGTCTATCCTCTCACCGACACCGATGAACTTTATCGGGGCCCCCGTCGCGGCAACGGCCGAGAGGGCTCCACCGCCCTTGGCGCTTCCGTCGAGCTTCGTAACGATTATCGAGCCTATCGGCGTTGCCTCCTTGAAGGCCAGCGCCTGGTTGTAAGCCTGCTGGCCGATGGTTCCGTCTATTACGAGAATGACCTCGTGGGGCTTTATGGCCTCGCTTATCTGCCTCATCTCCTCGATGAGTCCTTTCTCTTCCTTGTGCCTTCCGGCAGAGTCAACGATGATTACATCAACGCCCCTCTCGCGGAAGTGCTCAACTCCCTCGCGGGCAAGCTTGACGGCGTCTTTCTCCTCGGGGTCTCCAAAGACCTCTATTCCATAGGGGTCGAGGAGCTGTCTGAGCTGGTGGTATGCACCGGGACGCCACGTGTCTGAACACACGACGCCTACCTTGTAGCCCCTCTTCTGGAGGTGTCTCGCCAGCTTCGCAACGCTCGTGGTCTTTCCAGAACCCTGGATACCGACGGTTAGAATGATGGTTGGCTTCTCCTTTATCTCAAGGGGCTTTGCCTCGGTTCCGAGGAACTTTGTGAGCTCTTCATAGACTATCTTGATTATGTGCTCCTTCCTGCTGACCCCGGCGGGGGGCTCTTCCTCAAGGGCCCTCTTCTGTATTGCCTTTGTGAGCTGGAGGACGAGCTTGACGTTTACATCTGCCTGGAGGAGCGCCCTCTGTATGTCTCTAACTATCTCCTTAATCATCGCTTCATCAACGGTCCCCGCGCGTGCCAGCTTTCTGAGGGCGTTGTTAAGGGCCTTTCCAAGTTTTTCTAGCGCCATCTCACCACCGTTACTATGAGGACAGGGGAGTTTATAAACGGTTGGGTGTGAATTCAGCGTATTAATGTGTCCATTTTTCAAAAGAACTCCGATTTAACCATTTTTCTTTGAACAGTGTTGTTCATTGAAGCCCAAAGAAAGCCCTCCGGCATTTTTTGCGAGAGTATGGCTCTGATGAGGTCATTCCTGCTGAAATCGGCGCTGAAAATCTTTTTAAACCCAAAAAAACCCAGAACATCATGGAGATGACAAAAAGGAGGTGAGAGAGATGATGTGGCCGATGTCAATGTTCACCATCTATGAGTACCTGCTCACGCGCGAGAAAAAGAAGAAGGTCAGGTCCGTTCCGGACGAGTTTGACTACCTCGAGAGGCCTCAGTGAATATTTTTAAATGCCCTCCTTATTTTTCCTGGTGATGCTATGAGGATTCACCACGAGTGCATTGCTTGTGCAATAAACCAGTGCCAGAAGATTGTGGAGATGGGTCTTTTTGAAGAGTATTCCCGC encodes the following:
- a CDS encoding Lrp/AsnC family transcriptional regulator, which produces MVDELDIKIISLLQKNARLSFREIARELDVAVGTVYNRIKKLEENGVIKGYAPVLDYEKLGFGLTALIGVKAQGKKIQEIERKIAEKSRAMMVYDITGEFDIFVIAKFRDREDMNRFVKWLLSLDGVEKTNTSVAMQVVKEEPRLALED
- a CDS encoding signal recognition particle protein Srp54, whose protein sequence is MALEKLGKALNNALRKLARAGTVDEAMIKEIVRDIQRALLQADVNVKLVLQLTKAIQKRALEEEPPAGVSRKEHIIKIVYEELTKFLGTEAKPLEIKEKPTIILTVGIQGSGKTTSVAKLARHLQKRGYKVGVVCSDTWRPGAYHQLRQLLDPYGIEVFGDPEEKDAVKLAREGVEHFRERGVDVIIVDSAGRHKEEKGLIEEMRQISEAIKPHEVILVIDGTIGQQAYNQALAFKEATPIGSIIVTKLDGSAKGGGALSAVAATGAPIKFIGVGERIDDLEPFDPKRFVSRLLGLGDIQGLLEKIEELQKQQEFKEEDVEKFLRGKFNLKDMYAQLEAMQKMGPLKQILQMIPGLGYSLPDDVVKVGEEKLKRYRVIMDSMTEEELENPDIINYSRIKRIARGSGTSTAEVRELLNQYNQMKKMFKSMNKRKLAKMARKFNLGGFGV
- a CDS encoding phosphoribosyltransferase family protein, whose translation is MSQLKSVQEKLRLIRVLRLLKKSYTYEELSKITGLPITVLNRYVRGKVLPSAERTRELLKLLTPYINIEEEVKKRIKFDERGFFDNMPVLSDTALMSLIAEEVAGRYFDRDVDKVLTAATDGIALGVHIARELGVDVVYAKKKKEVGVEKFYEVSYVPSASGTVMTLYLPQWALRKGENVLIVDDVIRSGETQRALVEMAHQAGAKPVGMFFLVSVGDIVEKLREEYDFPVESLIRLG
- a CDS encoding metallophosphoesterase, giving the protein MVYVAVLANINGNLPALAKALEKIEELKEEGYEIEKYYVLGNVVGLFPYPKEVLDTLDDLIRNNVVKVIRGEFDQAIAASDPHAEGPDYIDRLNYLDYTKKALKYTWKKLGHEGREFIRDLPIYLVDRIGKNDIFGVYGSPLNPFEGQVLPDQPTSYYEAIMRPVKEYEILFVASPRYPVNAMTRYGRVICPGSIGYPPGKNHKATFALVDVDTLHTKFIEVDYEDEKKLIEEKIRSEGLPEELIKVLYHGKV
- a CDS encoding Lrp/AsnC family transcriptional regulator yields the protein MIEAFVLVVVKPGNEEKVYEQVKKNPRVKEVYRVYGEYDIILRVEVPTMEELDRFHDETLRRIPDIEMTETLIASTYRGVNG
- a CDS encoding lipopolysaccharide biosynthesis protein — translated: MKYEKRILVRHSVASVIALGIMGITRFLYSAVVSRRFGVEELGLANALISKAFLVAIPLSFFAVALGKYASEFLGSGRENEVRSLALPSFLLPLVGLTLLPYSPHLALLSTFRAVQLTLRSFLYGIHRGEHYAYAILVAFVGFIVGLFLPDLFAPYLLFLGTVTVIAFAYLLHFGYFGKPDLSHLLLLASYSAYSFLGTLSGIFLVQGPYFMAEILGNAEVAGVVSAVLSTAFLLTYLPQVLQSAIMPLFSYKHGEGDESYVKELAEKTTVFLSFVTVSAVFVLMIVGRKLLELVFNFDVGPSFYIALMAVEVYIAYNPSIVALNSTAYVKTGTVISTLGALVALASWYALIPKTGAEGVMVGLLMGYGAILVGTAINASRLLNVSPRIYAHLVVGLLLQSSVFVSSYALLPGFAAFLAYEWKTIKEIVGLIRPSRGREP
- a CDS encoding YkgJ family cysteine cluster protein; its protein translation is MKKWVATIDLETLEVESDPSFKFKCVEGCGICCERLEIPLRDEDIVAIEELGYNVWEFVDYEKLFYRGDKFLGYALKKRSFDDACVFLDPETKRCRIYGHRPLACRLYPFIFVKHGKKMEIYVKEDSFCPGLNHPEGQPITKEFLLQEYGDVIQSYRQKVLG